The window CCATCGTCGGCAGGTTCGGGTTCCAGAAGATGGTCAGCAGCTTGCGCAGCTGGCCCCCCGCCTTCAAGCGAAGCCGGCCGTGCTTGTCAAGCTCCCAGCCCCCGCGCCACTTGTCGTTGTCCTCCCAGCGCCTTGGGTAGCCGAGCCCGGGCTTGGTCTCGACGTTGTTGAACCAGACGTACTCGGTGCCGGGGCGGTTGGTCCAGACCTGCTTGCAGGTGACGCTGCAGGTGTGGCAGCCGATGCACTTGTCGAGGTTCATGACCATCGCCATCTGGGCCTTGATCCGCATCAGAACACCACCTCCGCCTGCCGCTTGCGGATCACGGTCACCTCATCCCTCTGCGACCCGGTGGGGCCGTAGTAGTTGAAGGCGAACGAAAGCTGCGCATAGCCGCCGATGAGGTGCGTCGGCTTCCAGACCACGCGGGTCAGGGAGTTGTCCGTCCCTCCCCGGTTGCCCCGAAGCTCGGTCAGGGGAACGTTCACATGGCGGTCCTTGGCGTGATACATCAGACAGACTCCCTTCGGGATGCGGTGGGTGACGACGGCGCGGCAGCTGACGACACCGTTGCGGTTGAAGGCCTCGATCCAGTCGTTGTCGCGGACCTCGAGCAACGCCGCGTCCTCCTGGCTCAGCCACATCACAGGCCCGCCGCGGAAGAGGGTGAGCATGTGCAGGTTGTCCTGGTACTCGGAGTGGATCGACCACTTGGAGTGGGGCGTCAGGTAGCGAAGCGTCACCTCCAGGCGGCCCGCGTCGCCGGTGCCCTGATCGCCGAAATGCCGCTGGTAGTTGAGGGGTGGCTTGAAGACGGGCAGGCTCTCGCCGTATTCCAGCATCCACTCGTGGTCGACGTAGAAGTGCTGGCGCCCGCTCAACGTGTGCCAGGGCTTGTTCTTCTCGACGTTCATCGTGAAGGGCGAGTAGCGCCGGCCGTGGGCCTCGATCCCGGACCACTCAGGGGAGGTGATGACGGTGCGCGGCTGGACCTGCGCGTCCTGGAAGGTGATTCGATCCCCTTCTCGAGGCGCGGCGAGGTCGGTGAGCACCAGGCCGGTCGTCTTCTCCAACGAACGGAAACCTTCGACGGCCAGCCTGCCGTTGGTGGTGCCGGAGAGGACGAGGATCGCGTCCGCCACCTGCTCGGCCCGATCGAACCGGGGACGTCCGTCGGCCACACCACCGCGGACGACGCCATTTTTGTGCGCCAGGTACTCGATCTCCTCGATGGGCTTCCAGCTCGCCCCCTTGACCTGGTTGCCCAGCGACTCCAGGAGCGGGCCCAGCGAGCGCATCTTGGCGGCGACCGCCCCGTAATCACGCTCGACGACGATCAGCTTGGGCATCGTCTTCCCGGGGACGGGATCGCACTCGCCCTTCTTCCAGTCGAGGACTCGCCCCAGCGGCTGAGCGATCTCATCGGGCGTGTCGTGAAGGAGCGGGGCAGCGATCAGGTCCTGGCGGACGCCAAGATGTTCGGCGGCCAGCCGCGAGAAGGCGTCGGCGATGTGGTTGAAGGCGTCCCAGTCGGTCTTGGTCTCCCAGGGCGGCGGGATCGCCTGGTTGAAGGCGTGCACGAAGGGGTGCATGTCGGTGGACGAAAGGTCGTACTTCTCGTACCAGGTCGCGGCCGGCAGGACCACGTCTGAGAACAGGCAGTTGGACGTCATCCGGAAGTCGATGGTCGTCATCAGGTCGAGCTTGCCGGCGGGCGCCTGCTCCCGCCAGACCACCTCCTCCGGCCGCAGCTCGGGCGCGGTCTCGTCGGCTCGGACGGCGGGATCGATGGTGCCGAGCAGGTGCTTCAGGAAGTACTCGTGACCCTTCCCCGAGGAGCCGAGCAGATTCGAGCGCCACACGGTGAGCACGCGCGGCCAGTTCTCGGGTGCGTCAGGGTCCTCGGTCGCCGAGCGCAGCCTCCCCGCCTGGAGCTCCCGGACGACGAAGTCCTTGGCCTCGACGCCGGCGCGCTGGGCCTCCTCCACGATCTTCAGCGGATTGCGGTCGAAGCTCGGAAATGACGGGGTCCAACCCAGCCTTCCGGCCAGCGAGTAACAGTCCGCGAACTGACGCCCGCGGAAGAGGCCGCGGCCGAGCGGCGAGGCTAGCTCATCGGCGTTGAAGGCCTCGTAGCGCCACTGGTCGGTGACCATGTAGAAGAACGGAGTCGATGCCTGCTGGCGCGGGGGCCTGGTCCAGTCCAGGGCGAAGGCCATCGTCTGCCAGCCGGTGAGCGGCCGCACCTTCTCCTGGCCGACGTAATGCGCCCAGCCGCCGCCATTCACCCCCTCGCAGCCGCAGAGCATGAGCAAGCTCAAGAAGGTGCGATAGATGAGGTCCGAGTGATACCAGTGGTTGGTCCCGGCGCCCATGCAGATCATGGAGCGGCCGCGCGTGAGCTCCGCGTTGCGCGCGAACTCCCGAGCGATTCGGGTTGCCAGCTGCGCCTCGACTGACGTGATCTCCGCCTGCCACGCCGGGGTGTAGGGCTCGGGGTCTTCGTAGCCCTTCGGCCAATCTCCGGGCAGCCCGTCTCGCGCCACGCCGTACTGGGCCAGCAGCAGGTCGAAAACCGTGGTCACCAGGTGAGCGCCGATCCGCAGCGCGGGCACACCCCGTCGCAGGCTGCTCCCGCCCTCGGTCACGCCGATGTCGAAGCGAGGCAGGTCGACCGCGACCGAGTCCTGCCGCCGGCCGTAGAGGCTCAGTGCGGGCTGGATCGCCTCGAGGTCGAGGTTCCACTTCCCCGCCTCGGTGCCATAACGATGCCCGACCGAGCCCTTGGGCACCGCGGGCGCTTCGGTCGCCTCGTCGAAGACGACGGTTTTCCAATCTCCGTTGTCCTCCGCAGCGGCGAGATCGGAGCCGCGCAGGAAGCGATCCGGCACGTACGCCCCTTCCCGCTCCCGCAGCGTGACCAGCATCGGCAGGTCGGTGAAGCGCCGGGCGTACTCCTGGAAGTAGGGGACCTCCCGGTCGACGTAGAACTCCTTGAGGATCACGTGGCCCATGGCCATCCCGAGCGCGGCGTCCGTGCCCGGTTGGGCGGGCAGCCAGTGATCGGCGAACTTGGTGTGGTCGGAGTAATCCGGCGACACCACCACCACCTTCTGGCCTCGGTAGCGCGCCTCGGTCATGAAGTGCGCGTCCGGCGTGCGAGTGATCGGCAGGTTGGTGCCCCAGATGATGAGATAGCCCGCGTTCCACCAGTCCGCCGACTCCGGTACGTCGGTCTGGTCGCCAAAGGCCTGGGGCGAGGCGGGCGGGAGGTCCGCGTACCAGTCGTAAAAACTCAGGATCACCCCGCCGATGAGAGAGAGGAATCGGGTGCCGGCGGCGTAGGACACCTGGGACATGGCGGGGATCGGCGAGAAGCCGAGCACCCGATCGGGACCGTACTTCTTGATCGTGTGCACGTGCGCGGCGGCGATCATGTCCGCCGCTTCCGACCAGCTCGCGCGAACGAATCCGCCCTTGCCTCGCTGCGACTTGTAGAGCCGAGCCTTCTCGGGATCCTCGACGATCTCGGCCCAGGCGGCAACGGGGTCTTCGTGCCGGGCCAGCGCCTCCCGGTACATGCCGAGCAGGCTGCCGCGGACGTAGGGGTATTTCACCCTGAGCGGGGAGTAGGTGTACCAGGAGAAGGACGCGCCGCGAGGGCAGCCCCGGGGTTCGTATTCGGGCATGTCGGGCCCGGTTGAGGGGTAGTCGACCGCCTGCGACTCCCAGGTGATGATGCCGTCTTTGACGTAGACGTTCCAGGAGCAGGAGCCGGTGCAGTTGACGCCATGTGTCGAGCGCACGACTTTGTCGTGCTGCCAGCGGTCTCGATAGAAGGACTCCCACTCCCGATCCTTGGCGACCAGCTGACTCCAGCCCTCGGCCGAAGCCGGTCCCTGGCGGAAGAACTGATGCGCCTTCAGGAGCGGGTTCTTCACATCAGGCATTGCTCTTCCTCCAGGTAAAAGTGACTCGAACCGAGACCTGTCTTTCCAGGTTAAAGCTCGCTTGGATGGGCCGCCAGCGCGGAGCGCATGGATCCACGCCCGAAAGTCGCCGGGACGTCGGGCGCCGAGCGTTCGCCGGTGTTCTCAGGGGCGGATGGCGGCTCGCTTGGGCGCGTAGTACCGCCGCCAGATCAGCCTGTGGACGGGCAGCCAGCGCGGGAGGTCACGAAGGATCGGGATGAATGGCACCAGCGCCAGCGCGATCGTCAGCGCCGTCATCAGGATGATGATTCCGAGGTCCGCGTTCGCGGCGTTGAGGCCGAGGAGGCCGCTCGTGCTGGTGAACGGCGCCACCTGGTACCACATCGTGTACAGCCACAGCCATGTCTGGCCGGGGTAGCGGCCGGTCTCGTTCATCATGCCCCACAGGCTGCCGGTCAGATTCGCCTGCTGCGCCAGGCCGGCCAGGTAGCCGCCATCGCCCATGAAGAGCAGCCCCTGCGTGTAGTCGGTCTGGTAGAAGCGGCCGTTGATCAGAAGCAGGCCGTCGAGGCCGCCCGCCTGCCCGACGCCGAGCAGGTCGGACATCATCAGCGGCAGCGGTCCGTAGTCGCCATCGGCGACGACCACCGTGCCGTCCGTGACGGCGGCCTTGGGGAGCGCCTTGGTATAGGCGTCAAGCCAGTTGCCCCGCTGGTCCGCGGTCGCAGCCCGCCATTGGCTCAAGGCGGTGCCCAGAGCGGTGTTGCTGAAGCTCGCACGTTGGAGTGGCTGGATCACGAAGCTGTCGGCCGGATCGATCGGGATGCGCGCGCCCAACCATTCTTGGGGTGCGATCGGCCCCCAGCTCTGGCCGGGACCCGCGGTGTTGTAAGGAGCGCCGTACCCGGCGCTCGTGGTCGAGCCGGCGAGCTCGTTGGCGGCGGTGGTAACGAAGTCCACCGCGTCGCCCTGCGCCCAGCTTGCGATGGTGACCGGGGGGACGTCCGGCGACGAGAGCGCAGCCGCGAGCACGAGCGCGATCACGCCGATGCCGGCCAGCGCCAGGACCAGCTCCTTGACCAGGTCGTAGGGGACCATCCGGACGCCTCGGTAGTACTCGTCCTGCGTCGTCGCCATGGCCTTCATGGCCGAGCCCCCCCTTCGGCGTCGATCGGTTTCACGACTCCGCGCATGCGCACCATGACGATGTGGACGGCGACCAGGGACGTGACTCCGATCGGGAGCAGCATCACGTGCAGGCCGTACATCTGGCCGAAGTTGAGGACGTTGAAGAAGGCGCCCGCCCCGGCGGCGTTCATCGCATCCTTGGCGTTGATAGCGATGAATTGCGAATCGAAGTTCTGCTGCGACAGATAACCCGTGAAGGCGGTGAGGATGCTGACGCCGAAGATGACGACGCCGATCATCCAGGTCGCGGCGCGTCCATGCCGCCAGCCGGCCATGAAGTACTGGCCCCAGAGGTGCAGGACCATGAAGATGAAGAAGAGCTGCACCGACCAGAAGTGGAGGCTGTTGAAGAACCGCCCAAGCGTTGAGTCATGCCACCACTGCGGTCCCATGAACGACAGCACGACGCCGCTGACGACGACCCATACGAGGGCGGCGATGGTGACCACGCCGAACACATAGACCCACGAGCCGACGTAGTAGGGCTGACGGTCGGGGAGCAGGTGTTCGGTGGGCAGGAGCCGGTCGACGGCCCGGCGGACCCTCAGCGTCCAGGTTGCGGCTGGTCGGGCCACCGCGGCCGGTGTGGCTGTCTCAGTCATCGCCGTCGCCCCCATGCGGAAAGGGAGCCACGAGCGCGATGGCGAAGAGCACGATCATGGTGCCGATCACGACCAGGTTCGGTATTGAGATGAGGATGAAGCCCCAATGCAGGTAGGTCGCCGGTGAGTCCATCGCCTCGGTCTCCTTCTCCAACAGTCCCGACGTCATTGGACCGCCCCCTCGGTCGGATCACTAGGGCCTGAGGTCCCCTTCCGGCAGGGGCTCCTGGCCGTGCACCGACGAACGCGCAGGTGATCGCCGCGGCTGGTCGCGGGCATCGGCTCGAGTCTGGTGTCCCCCAACCGCCGGCACGCGGGCCGAGAGTCCCGACCGAGCGGGCCTTCGGACCCTAAGCCAGCAGGGCCCAACGGCAGTCGTCTTGCGACCGGCCGACCAGTTGACTGCAATCAAGAGCCGTCAACAGCTCAGTTAAATCCCTCATCGAGGGCTGGTCAAGGAGGCAATGACGTGAACGCGGCAATTCGGTGGCGGATCGTGATCCTTCAATCGATCCTGGTCGTCGTCTTGGCGGCCGCCTCGGGCTGGCTTTTCTACGAGGGCAGCTTCGTGACCGGCATGGTGCACGACGAGCTCGTCGCGCAGAAGATCGACTTCCCGCGGGCGGGCAGCCCGGCGCTCAGCCCGAGCGAGTTCCCCGACCTGCAGCGGTACGCGGGGCAGCAGGTGGACAACGGCGACAAGGCCAGGCTTACGCGAACGGATTCATCGGAAGGCACCTGCAAGGCGTGGCGGGCGGCCAGACCTATGCGCAGGTCAGCACACAGGCCAGCGCCGACCCGACGAACGCCAAGCTGCAGGGGCAGGTGGCGACCCTCTTCAAGGGCGAAACGCTCCGCTCGATGCTGCTGAATGCTTACGGATGGTGGACGATCGGCGTCTACACGACGTATGCCGGCATCGGACTCTTGATCGCGGCGCTGGCGGTTCTCGGCGCCCTCGTCTTCGAGCTTTTCATCGCCGGGCGCAAGCCCGAGTCAGTCAGGGCCGCGCATAAGATCGCGGCGTGACAGCTCTTCCGCACGGCATGGCTCGGGCGGGCTCAGCCCGCCGGAGCCGCCGCTTGCATACGGCGCCTCCGCTGCGCAAATTGCCTTGCCGGACCGCCCGCGGCAACCAATTTTCTCGCCTCCGCCCAGGGCGTAAATCACCCTGTTCACCGCGCGCGGCCGGCGTCGCACATGCGATTCGTAGTTAGATAAGACCCGACGTGGCGCTGTCTTCACCAACCGCTGACCAGGCTCGCGTGGACCGTTTGGCGGTCCGCAACCCGTACAGCGTCCTGCCCAACTGGCTCTATCCCGCCTTCGTCGTGGTCGCGCTCAGCCTGTTCGGCATCTTCGCCATCTGGGTCGTTTTCCTCCAGACGAACGGCTACTACGCGCCATACCTCAGCCCGTTCTACTCCCCCCTGATCAAGGTCGGTCCCATCCCGCCGGGCATCTGGGTGGCGTGGGCGCCGCTGGCCTTCCGGCTCACCTGCTACTACTACCGCAAGGCCTACTTCCGATCATTCTTCGGACATCCCCGCTCGTGCGCGGTGCCCGAGCCGAACGGCCGGCGCTATCGCGGTGAGACCGCGTTTCCATGGGTCTTCAACAACCTGCATCGCTTCGCCTTCTACGCGACGGTCGTGCAGGTCGCGTTCCTGTGGTTCGACGCCATCTTCGCCTTCGACTTCGGCGGACGCTTTGGGATCGGCTTCGGCAGCCTGCTGATGCTAGCCAACGTCCTCCTGCTGTCCGCATACACCTTCGGCTGCCATGCATTCCGCCATCTGGCCGGTGGCGAGCTCGATTGCTTCTCCTGCACAGCGGCGGCTCGCGCCCGCCACCGGCTGTGGCGGGGGGTGTCCGTGCTCAACATCAAGCACGATCGCTGGGCCTGGGCGAGCCTTTTCTCAGTCGCCGCGACCGACATCTACATCCGGCTCCTGCTGTCGGGAGTGCTGCACGACCCGAGGTGGATCGCCTGAGCTCGAGCAACTACGAGACAGTCGAGACCGACGTCCTCGTCTTGGGCGCGGGCGGCGCCGGCCTGCGAGGCGCAATCGCCGCCGCGGAGGCGGGCGCGCGCGTGCTGGTCGTGTGCAAGTCGCTGCTCGGCAAAGCGCACACGGTCATGGCCGAAGGCGGCGTCGCCGCGGCCCTGCACAACGTGGCCTACCAGGACACCTGGGAAGTTCACTTCGCGGACACGATGAAGGGCGGCAAGCTCATCAACGACTGGCGGATGGCCGAACTCCACGCCAAAGAGTCACCGGAGAGGGTGATCGAGCTCGAGCGCTGGGGCGCCCTTTTCGATCGTACCTGGCAGGGCCGCATACACCAGCGACCGTTTGGCGCCCATACCTATCCACGCCTCGCCCACATCGGCGACCGAACCGGGCTGGAGCTGATCCGCACCCTCCAGGACCGCGCGGTGCACACCAGCGGAGTGGACGTCCACATGGAGACAAACGTGTTCAAGCTCCTGACGTCCGACGGGCGCGTGACCGGGGCGCTCGCTTACAGGCGAGCAGACGGCTCGCTGATTCAGTACCGCTGCGCGGCGCTCCTTTTGGCAAGCGGCGGCGCGGGCAAGATGTACCGCGTCACGTCCAACTCGTGGGAGAGCACGGGTGATGGTACCGCCCTCGCTTACGAAGCGGGCGCGCAGCTGCGCGACATGGAGATGGTCCAGTTCCATCCGACCGGGATGGTCTGGCCGGCCGGGGTGCGAGGCATCCTCGTCACCGAGGGCGTGCGCGGCGAAGGCGGCGTGCTGCGCAACAAGGACGGGGAACGTTTCATGGAGCGCTACGACCACGAGCGCATGGAGCTGTCGTCCAGGGACATCGTCGCGCGCGCGATCAACTCAGAGGTCGGGGCCGGCCGGGGGACTCCCCACGGTGGCGCGTACCTCGACATCACGCACAAGAAGCCCGAGTTCATCAAGAGCAAGCTCCCCTCGATGTATGAGCAGTTCCTCAAGCTGGCCAAGGTCGACATCACCAAGCAACCCATGGAGGTGGCGCCGACGATCCACTACGCGATGGGCGGCGTGCGGGTGAATCCCGAGACCGGCGCCACCACGGTCGCCGGGTTGTTTGCCGCCGGCGAGGTCGCGTCAGGGCTGCATGGAGCCAACCGCCTGGGCGGGAACTCCCTCAGCGACCTCCTGGTCTTCGGCAAGCGGGCCGGCGACGCGGCCGCCGCCGCCGCCAAGGCGAATCCGAAGACGGCGAAAGCGAAGATCGACCCGGCGCAGGTGGAGAGCGCGATCGCCGCCCTCATGGCGCCCTTCGACCGCCCCGCCGGAGAGAGCCCGTTCAAGCTGCAGGCGGAGATCCAGGACGTGATGACGCAACACGCACCGATCGTCAGGGATGCGCCGGGCCTCCAAGCCGGCCTGGAGAAGATCGAGGAACTCGGTGCGCGTGCCCAGAGCTGCGGGACGGGAGGTTCGACGACGCGGGCATTCAACCCCGGCTGGCACACCGCGCATGACCTGGTGTCGATGCTGCTCAACGCCGAGGCTTTGCTGCGGTCCGCCCTGGAAAGGAAGGAGAGCCGCGGCGCCCATGCCCGCTCCGACTTTCCGAAGACGGACGAGAAGCTCGCCGCCGTGAACTTCGTGGTCGAGAAGACAGCTCACGGCATGCACGTCCAGGCCGAGCCGAAACCACCCCTGCCGGCTTATCTCGCCGACGCCGTGCAGCGCTCTTACGCCACCTATACGCCCGAGGAGACCGAGTAGATGGAGCTCACGAACCTGGACCTCAAGATCTGGCGCGGCGACGCCGCCGGTGGCGAGCTGGTCTCCTATCGCGTCCCGGTACGGGAGGGCATGGTCGTCCTCGACGCGGTGCTGTGGGTGCAGGCCAACATGGCCGCGGACCTGGCCGTGCGCTGGAACTGCAAAGCCGCCAAGTGCGGTTCCTGCTCGGCCGAGATCAACGGCTTCCCACGTCTCATGTGCAAGACGCCGATCGCGGAGTACGGCGACCAGGTGACGGTCCGGCCGATGCAGGCCTTCCCGTTGGTCAAGGACCTGGTCACCGACGTGAGCTGGAACTACGAGGTCAACAAGCAGATCCCTCCGTTCACTCCATCCGAGAAGGACGCCTCCGGGAGCGAGCCGTGGCGCATGCAGCAGAAGGACGTGGAACGCTCGCTGGAGTTTCGCAAATGCATCGAGTGCTTCCTGTGCCAGGACGTATGCCACGTGCTGCGCAGCCACGACCTGAAGGGCGTCTACTACGGCCCGCGCTTCATGGTCCGGATCGCAAGCCTGGAGATGCACCCGAAGGACGTGCTCGACCGCCGGCCGCTGCTCAAGGGCAAGGCCGGCGTCGGCTACTGCAACATCACGAAGTGCTGCCAGGAGGTCTGCCCCGAGCACATCAAGATCACCGACAACGCGATCATCCCGCTCAAGGAGCGCATGGACGACGTCTACTTCGATCCGGTGCGTTCGGTGATCCAGCGCTTTTCGGGCGCGAACCGCAAGGCTGGCGAGTAAACCGAGCCTTGTGTGGGCCCTTCGGCCCAGCGACGCCGGGACCTCCGGCACCTGACGTCCGATCCCGACGCCTGGATACTCAGGTCATGTTCGTTGAGCACTCCGTCCACGTCGGCCGTCCGGTGGAAGTGTGCAGCGCCGTCCTGGCCGGCGGGCCCCGCAGATGGTTCCCGCGCCTTGACGATCAGAACCGGTCCCCAGTCGGGCCGTGGATCGCCGGCTTGCCCCTTCGCAAGACGGTCGCGGTCGACCTGGGTGGCCCCGTGACCGCCGGTGATCGGATGGTCATCCCACTCAGCTGGAGTGCAACCTTTCCGTGGAGGCTCTTTCCTTCACTCGTGGGCAGGATCGAGCTGGCGCCGCTGGATCGGCACGTGACGAGGTTGACGGTCAGCGGCGTCTATGAACCGCCCCTCGGCCGTTTCGGCGAGCACCTGGACGAGGTGCTCATGCACAACGTCGCGGAAGGCACGGTCCAAGAGCTGGCCGAGTCGATCGCCAAGCGCCTCGAAACGCCGCTGTGCCGCCTGGCTTCGCCATCGGAGGGCCTCGCTCCGCCTGGCTAAGAGCCTGGCGTCATCGTATGCCGAGCCAGGTAGGCCGCCGCCTCCGCCCGGCGCGCCACCTCCAGCTTGGACAGAATGGTCGAGACGTAGTTCTTGACGGTCTTTTCGGCGAGCTTCAGATCCTTGCCGATCTGCCCATTGGTCCTACCCTTCGCGATCAGGGTGAGGATGCGCTCTTCCTGCGCCGACAGGCGCGCCAGCTTCTCATCGCGCATGGTCTTGCCCCTGCGGAGCCGCTCCAGCACCGTTCGCGTGACTTCCGGGTCCAGAAGGCTCTTACCCTCCCCCACCTGGCGGATGGCCCGGATGAGCTCGCCGCCCCTGATTTGCTTGAGCACGTAACCCGCGGCGCCCGCCATGATCGAGGCGAACAGCGCCTCGTCGTCCGCGAACGATGTCAGCATCAGGACCTGGGTGTTCTCGAGGCGAGCGCGGATCTCGCGCGTGGCCTCGATCCCGCTGCCGTCGGCCAGCCGGACGTCCATCACGATCACGTCAGGCTTCGTCCTTTCCGCCTGCTCGATCGCCTCACGCACCGAGGCGGCCTCGGCGACGACGGCAAGGTCGTCATGGGCGGCGATGAGCGCCTTGACGCCATCTCGGACGACCTCGTGATCGTCCACCAGCAGGAGGCGAATGCGATTCGACGCCATCGCCCTATGCTCGCAACCGGGGGCGCCGTACCGCACGGTCTTTGGTCCCGCGAGAAGGAGTCCGTTCGGCTCCCCGGTTCGCAGCCGGGAACGTCACGCGCAACCGGGTGCCCTTTCCCACTTCGCTGGTGATCCGCATGGTCCCCCCCAGCCCTGCGGCGCGTCCATGCATGTTGGCCATGCCGTTGCCCCGGGACTCGGCGCCGGTGTCAAAGCCGACGCCGTCGTCTTCGATTGTAAGAACGGCATTGGACCCGTGCCGCGCCAGGCGGATGGTGGTGCGCTTGGCCTGGGCGTGCCGGGCGACATTGGACAGCGCCTCGCGCGTCAGCTGGACGATCTCATGGGAACTCGCCGAGAGACTCGCCGCGAGCCCGGCGTCCACTTCGACCTCGACCTGACCTTGCGAGCGGGCCTGGGCCTCTTCTCCCAACGCGCGCAGCGCCTGGTCGAGTTGACGGTCGGCGAGGATTCCCGGCCGCAGCCCAAAGATGTAGTTGCGCAGGTCGCTGATCGAGCGGTCGAGCTCCCCCACCGCGCCCTCGATGCGCGCGGTCACCTCTGGCGAGCCGGTGAGCTGCCCTGTCCCCTGAAGACCCATGCCGACCGCGAACAGCGACTGGATGATCCCGTCGTGCAGCTCTCTGGCGATGCGTTCCCGTTCTTCCATCAGCCCCAGCCGCCTCAAGTCCGCCTGCGCCCGCGCGTATTCGATGGCCACGGAAACCTGGTCGGCGAACGTCTCTACGAGACGGACCGTCCGGTCGTCAAAGCCGCGCCCGCCTTTCAGGTTGGCGACCAGCAACGTGCCGGTGGCGCCTCCGCGCACTCGAAGGGGGACGAAAAGGGCGGGCCCATGGCGTCCGAGTCGGACGGTCGGCTGATACGCGCGGGGGTCGGCGCTGACGTCATCGAAAGCCAGCGATTTGCCGGTGCGCATAACCTCACCCGAGATCGACCGCGCAGCCGGCAGCCGTTGTCCCTTCAACTCGCTCGAATACGCTCCGACCGCGGCGGCAACGATCAGCTGGCCGGGGCTGTGGCTCACGCTCACGATGGTGGCGGCGTCGGCCTCGGCGAGATCGCG of the bacterium genome contains:
- a CDS encoding cytochrome B6; protein product: MTETATPAAVARPAATWTLRVRRAVDRLLPTEHLLPDRQPYYVGSWVYVFGVVTIAALVWVVVSGVVLSFMGPQWWHDSTLGRFFNSLHFWSVQLFFIFMVLHLWGQYFMAGWRHGRAATWMIGVVIFGVSILTAFTGYLSQQNFDSQFIAINAKDAMNAAGAGAFFNVLNFGQMYGLHVMLLPIGVTSLVAVHIVMVRMRGVVKPIDAEGGARP
- a CDS encoding succinate dehydrogenase/fumarate reductase iron-sulfur subunit: MELTNLDLKIWRGDAAGGELVSYRVPVREGMVVLDAVLWVQANMAADLAVRWNCKAAKCGSCSAEINGFPRLMCKTPIAEYGDQVTVRPMQAFPLVKDLVTDVSWNYEVNKQIPPFTPSEKDASGSEPWRMQQKDVERSLEFRKCIECFLCQDVCHVLRSHDLKGVYYGPRFMVRIASLEMHPKDVLDRRPLLKGKAGVGYCNITKCCQEVCPEHIKITDNAIIPLKERMDDVYFDPVRSVIQRFSGANRKAGE
- a CDS encoding nitrate reductase subunit alpha, yielding MPDVKNPLLKAHQFFRQGPASAEGWSQLVAKDREWESFYRDRWQHDKVVRSTHGVNCTGSCSWNVYVKDGIITWESQAVDYPSTGPDMPEYEPRGCPRGASFSWYTYSPLRVKYPYVRGSLLGMYREALARHEDPVAAWAEIVEDPEKARLYKSQRGKGGFVRASWSEAADMIAAAHVHTIKKYGPDRVLGFSPIPAMSQVSYAAGTRFLSLIGGVILSFYDWYADLPPASPQAFGDQTDVPESADWWNAGYLIIWGTNLPITRTPDAHFMTEARYRGQKVVVVSPDYSDHTKFADHWLPAQPGTDAALGMAMGHVILKEFYVDREVPYFQEYARRFTDLPMLVTLREREGAYVPDRFLRGSDLAAAEDNGDWKTVVFDEATEAPAVPKGSVGHRYGTEAGKWNLDLEAIQPALSLYGRRQDSVAVDLPRFDIGVTEGGSSLRRGVPALRIGAHLVTTVFDLLLAQYGVARDGLPGDWPKGYEDPEPYTPAWQAEITSVEAQLATRIAREFARNAELTRGRSMICMGAGTNHWYHSDLIYRTFLSLLMLCGCEGVNGGGWAHYVGQEKVRPLTGWQTMAFALDWTRPPRQQASTPFFYMVTDQWRYEAFNADELASPLGRGLFRGRQFADCYSLAGRLGWTPSFPSFDRNPLKIVEEAQRAGVEAKDFVVRELQAGRLRSATEDPDAPENWPRVLTVWRSNLLGSSGKGHEYFLKHLLGTIDPAVRADETAPELRPEEVVWREQAPAGKLDLMTTIDFRMTSNCLFSDVVLPAATWYEKYDLSSTDMHPFVHAFNQAIPPPWETKTDWDAFNHIADAFSRLAAEHLGVRQDLIAAPLLHDTPDEIAQPLGRVLDWKKGECDPVPGKTMPKLIVVERDYGAVAAKMRSLGPLLESLGNQVKGASWKPIEEIEYLAHKNGVVRGGVADGRPRFDRAEQVADAILVLSGTTNGRLAVEGFRSLEKTTGLVLTDLAAPREGDRITFQDAQVQPRTVITSPEWSGIEAHGRRYSPFTMNVEKNKPWHTLSGRQHFYVDHEWMLEYGESLPVFKPPLNYQRHFGDQGTGDAGRLEVTLRYLTPHSKWSIHSEYQDNLHMLTLFRGGPVMWLSQEDAALLEVRDNDWIEAFNRNGVVSCRAVVTHRIPKGVCLMYHAKDRHVNVPLTELRGNRGGTDNSLTRVVWKPTHLIGGYAQLSFAFNYYGPTGSQRDEVTVIRKRQAEVVF
- a CDS encoding FAD-binding protein, yielding MSSSNYETVETDVLVLGAGGAGLRGAIAAAEAGARVLVVCKSLLGKAHTVMAEGGVAAALHNVAYQDTWEVHFADTMKGGKLINDWRMAELHAKESPERVIELERWGALFDRTWQGRIHQRPFGAHTYPRLAHIGDRTGLELIRTLQDRAVHTSGVDVHMETNVFKLLTSDGRVTGALAYRRADGSLIQYRCAALLLASGGAGKMYRVTSNSWESTGDGTALAYEAGAQLRDMEMVQFHPTGMVWPAGVRGILVTEGVRGEGGVLRNKDGERFMERYDHERMELSSRDIVARAINSEVGAGRGTPHGGAYLDITHKKPEFIKSKLPSMYEQFLKLAKVDITKQPMEVAPTIHYAMGGVRVNPETGATTVAGLFAAGEVASGLHGANRLGGNSLSDLLVFGKRAGDAAAAAAKANPKTAKAKIDPAQVESAIAALMAPFDRPAGESPFKLQAEIQDVMTQHAPIVRDAPGLQAGLEKIEELGARAQSCGTGGSTTRAFNPGWHTAHDLVSMLLNAEALLRSALERKESRGAHARSDFPKTDEKLAAVNFVVEKTAHGMHVQAEPKPPLPAYLADAVQRSYATYTPEETE
- a CDS encoding succinate dehydrogenase yields the protein MAVRNPYSVLPNWLYPAFVVVALSLFGIFAIWVVFLQTNGYYAPYLSPFYSPLIKVGPIPPGIWVAWAPLAFRLTCYYYRKAYFRSFFGHPRSCAVPEPNGRRYRGETAFPWVFNNLHRFAFYATVVQVAFLWFDAIFAFDFGGRFGIGFGSLLMLANVLLLSAYTFGCHAFRHLAGGELDCFSCTAAARARHRLWRGVSVLNIKHDRWAWASLFSVAATDIYIRLLLSGVLHDPRWIA
- a CDS encoding response regulator transcription factor, with the translated sequence MASNRIRLLLVDDHEVVRDGVKALIAAHDDLAVVAEAASVREAIEQAERTKPDVIVMDVRLADGSGIEATREIRARLENTQVLMLTSFADDEALFASIMAGAAGYVLKQIRGGELIRAIRQVGEGKSLLDPEVTRTVLERLRRGKTMRDEKLARLSAQEERILTLIAKGRTNGQIGKDLKLAEKTVKNYVSTILSKLEVARRAEAAAYLARHTMTPGS